The Micromonospora sp. M71_S20 genome has a window encoding:
- a CDS encoding mechanosensitive ion channel family protein — protein MQSYLGTIVAALAAAAIALFAVEVAHRVIRRVGRRSLLLTELTDHAHRSIQVAATVVAVQFAVRFSTGYAVGDQWRQVLLHLLVLGVIASVAWLVASLLVVAEDTALARFRVDVPDNRHARRVRTQVVMLRRLTIAVIVVLAVGVMLMTFPAVRGIGAGVLTSAGVVGVVAALAAQSLLGNVFAGLQLAFSDAVRLDDVVVVEGEWGRIEELTLSYVVVQIWDDRRLILPTSYFTSKPFQNWTRTEAAVLGTAEFDVDWAIPVQAMREELRRLVEGTDLWDGRVCVLQVTDATGGTVKVRALVSAADAGSLWDLRCLVREQLVAWIRDHRPTAMPRMRTEIGDAESNLAWQWVRPRRPVRRRTDAELPDDARVFGGSDDGDARSEAFIGPDEPAEARR, from the coding sequence GTGCAGAGCTACCTCGGGACGATCGTCGCCGCGCTCGCTGCGGCGGCGATCGCCCTGTTCGCGGTCGAGGTCGCGCACCGCGTGATCCGGCGGGTCGGCCGGCGTTCGCTGCTGTTGACCGAGCTCACCGACCACGCGCACCGGTCGATCCAGGTCGCCGCCACCGTCGTCGCCGTCCAGTTCGCCGTGCGGTTCAGCACCGGCTACGCGGTCGGCGACCAGTGGCGGCAGGTGCTGCTGCACCTGCTGGTGCTGGGCGTGATCGCCAGCGTCGCCTGGCTGGTCGCCTCGCTGCTCGTCGTGGCGGAGGACACCGCACTGGCCCGGTTCCGGGTGGACGTGCCGGACAACCGGCACGCGCGGCGGGTGCGGACCCAGGTGGTCATGCTGCGCCGGCTGACGATCGCGGTGATCGTCGTGCTGGCGGTCGGCGTGATGCTGATGACCTTCCCGGCCGTACGCGGCATCGGCGCCGGCGTGCTGACCAGTGCCGGTGTGGTCGGTGTGGTCGCCGCGCTGGCCGCGCAGAGCCTGCTGGGCAACGTCTTCGCGGGTCTCCAGCTCGCCTTCAGCGACGCGGTCCGGCTCGACGACGTCGTGGTGGTCGAGGGAGAGTGGGGCCGCATCGAGGAGTTGACGCTCAGCTACGTGGTCGTGCAGATCTGGGACGACCGGCGGCTGATCCTGCCGACCTCGTACTTCACCAGCAAGCCGTTCCAGAACTGGACCCGGACCGAGGCGGCGGTGCTGGGCACCGCCGAGTTCGACGTCGACTGGGCGATCCCGGTGCAGGCCATGCGGGAGGAGCTGCGCCGGCTTGTCGAGGGCACCGACCTGTGGGACGGCCGGGTCTGCGTACTCCAGGTGACCGACGCGACCGGCGGGACGGTGAAGGTGCGCGCCCTGGTGAGCGCCGCCGACGCCGGCAGCCTGTGGGACCTGCGCTGCCTGGTGCGCGAGCAACTGGTCGCCTGGATCCGGGACCACCGGCCGACGGCCATGCCCCGGATGCGTACCGAGATCGGGGACGCGGAGAGCAACCTGGCGTGGCAGTGGGTACGACCCCGCCGGCCCGTGCGTCGCCGCACCGACGCCGAGCTGCCCGACGACGCCCGGGTCTTCGGCGGCAGCGACGACGGCGACGCCCGCAGCGAGGCCTTCATCGGCCCCGACGAGCCCGCCGAAGCCCGCCGCTGA
- a CDS encoding DUF1206 domain-containing protein, with protein sequence MSLTRNAEATASRTANSRWLELLARVGFIGYGIVHLLFAWLALQIAFGKAGDDGDQSGALRTIAAQPLGKFLVVTIAVGLLAMAIWQALEAAVGHRAERGKERVWERLASAGRTVVYLYFAWTAFKVFKDAGSNSADQQEALTGKAMESSGGRWLVGLAGLVLAAIGVGLVIYGLIKRFEKHLKTGEMNAKTRQLTRRLGMAGYISKGVAYGISGLLIILAAVNYDPEKARGLDAALRTLRDQAYGQILLTLVALGIAAFGVFCFLQSRYRKV encoded by the coding sequence ATGTCACTCACCCGGAACGCCGAAGCCACCGCCTCCCGCACGGCGAACAGCAGGTGGCTCGAACTGTTGGCCAGAGTCGGTTTCATCGGCTACGGCATCGTGCACCTCCTGTTCGCCTGGCTGGCGTTGCAGATCGCGTTCGGCAAGGCCGGCGACGACGGCGACCAGTCCGGCGCGCTGCGCACCATCGCCGCCCAGCCGCTGGGCAAGTTCCTCGTCGTCACGATCGCGGTCGGCCTGCTCGCCATGGCGATCTGGCAGGCGCTGGAGGCGGCCGTCGGGCACCGCGCCGAGCGCGGCAAGGAGCGGGTCTGGGAGCGGCTCGCCTCGGCGGGGCGGACCGTCGTCTACCTCTACTTCGCCTGGACGGCCTTCAAGGTCTTCAAGGACGCCGGCTCCAACAGCGCCGACCAGCAGGAGGCGCTGACCGGCAAGGCCATGGAGTCCTCCGGTGGCCGCTGGCTGGTCGGCCTGGCCGGGCTCGTGCTCGCCGCGATCGGCGTCGGCCTGGTGATCTACGGCCTGATCAAGCGTTTCGAGAAGCACCTCAAGACCGGTGAGATGAACGCGAAGACGCGCCAGCTCACCCGCCGGCTGGGCATGGCCGGCTACATCTCCAAGGGCGTCGCGTACGGCATCTCCGGCCTGCTGATCATCCTGGCCGCCGTCAACTACGACCCGGAGAAGGCCCGTGGTCTGGACGCGGCACTGCGCACGCTGCGCGACCAGGCGTACGGCCAGATCCTGCTCACCCTGGTGGCGCTCGGTATCGCCGCCTTCGGCGTCTTCTGCTTCCTCCAGTCCCGGTATCGGAAGGTCTGA
- a CDS encoding cysteine desulfurase-like protein: protein MPFDIARTRAAYPALAEGFVHLDGAGGTQTAGPVVDAVAAAMRAAVGNRSAAFAPGRRSLEMVAAARSAVADLLGAEPDGVVLGPSATTLTYTLARTLGARWRPGDEVVVSRLDHDANVRPWVQAAEAAGATVRWAEFDRDTAELPAARYAELVGERTRLVAVTAGSNATGTVPDVAAIATTAHAAGALVCVDGVHSVPHGPTDVAALGADFLVTSAYKWSGPHLAAMVAAPATWERLRPAKLLPSSDAVPDRFEYGTPSFPLLAGVAAAVDHLAGLDPTAAGSRRERLTAGLSAARAYEESLLQRLLAGLAALPGVTVLGSPARRCPTVSFRVDGLSPQRTQEELGAAGLCLSAGDYYAYEYFQAMGLRDSGGAVRASLYHYNTVDEVDRLLGELDRLAGRGGRMAG, encoded by the coding sequence ATGCCGTTCGACATCGCCCGCACCCGGGCCGCCTACCCCGCCCTCGCCGAGGGCTTCGTCCACCTCGACGGCGCCGGGGGCACCCAGACCGCCGGCCCGGTCGTTGACGCGGTCGCCGCCGCCATGCGCGCGGCGGTGGGCAACCGCAGTGCCGCCTTCGCGCCCGGCCGGCGCTCGCTGGAGATGGTGGCCGCCGCCCGCTCGGCCGTGGCCGACCTGCTCGGCGCCGAACCCGACGGGGTGGTGCTGGGGCCGAGCGCCACCACGCTGACGTACACCCTGGCCCGGACCCTGGGGGCGCGGTGGCGGCCCGGCGACGAGGTCGTGGTCTCCCGGCTCGACCACGACGCGAACGTGCGCCCCTGGGTGCAGGCCGCCGAGGCGGCCGGCGCGACGGTGCGCTGGGCCGAGTTCGACCGGGACACCGCGGAGCTGCCGGCGGCCCGCTACGCGGAGCTGGTCGGCGAGCGGACCCGGCTGGTCGCGGTGACCGCGGGCAGCAACGCGACCGGCACCGTCCCGGACGTGGCGGCGATCGCCACGACCGCGCACGCCGCCGGGGCGCTGGTCTGCGTCGACGGGGTGCACTCGGTGCCGCACGGGCCCACCGACGTCGCCGCGCTGGGCGCCGACTTCCTGGTCACCAGCGCGTACAAGTGGTCGGGGCCGCACCTGGCCGCGATGGTGGCCGCCCCGGCGACGTGGGAGCGGCTGCGACCGGCGAAGCTGCTGCCGTCCTCCGACGCGGTGCCGGACCGCTTCGAGTACGGCACCCCGAGCTTCCCCCTGCTGGCCGGCGTGGCCGCCGCCGTGGACCACCTGGCCGGGCTGGACCCGACGGCCGCCGGGAGCCGGCGCGAGCGGCTGACCGCCGGGCTGAGCGCCGCGCGGGCGTACGAGGAGTCGCTGCTTCAGCGGCTGCTCGCCGGGCTGGCCGCGCTGCCCGGGGTCACCGTGCTCGGCTCCCCCGCCCGGCGCTGCCCGACGGTGTCCTTCCGGGTGGACGGGCTCTCCCCGCAGCGCACCCAGGAGGAGCTGGGCGCGGCCGGCCTCTGCCTCTCCGCCGGCGACTACTACGCGTACGAGTACTTCCAGGCGATGGGGCTGCGGGACAGCGGCGGGGCGGTTCGCGCCAGCCTCTACCACTACAACACCGTCGACGAGGTGGACCGGTTGCTCGGCGAACTGGACCGCCTCGCCGGTCGCGGGGGCAGAATGGCCGGGTGA
- a CDS encoding GNAT family N-acetyltransferase, translated as MSTLVEDNPAKHRFEILVDDALAGFTAYLPRGEVLVFTHTEVDPRFQNMGVGAALVRGTLDQLRERGTTLVPRCPFVAAFIGRHPEYADLVTPEA; from the coding sequence GTGAGCACCCTGGTCGAGGACAATCCCGCCAAGCACCGGTTCGAAATCCTGGTCGACGACGCGCTGGCCGGGTTCACCGCGTACCTGCCGCGCGGCGAGGTGCTGGTCTTCACCCACACCGAGGTCGACCCGAGGTTCCAGAACATGGGCGTGGGCGCGGCGCTGGTCCGGGGCACCCTCGACCAGCTCCGCGAGCGCGGCACGACGCTGGTGCCGCGCTGCCCGTTCGTGGCGGCCTTCATCGGCCGCCACCCCGAGTACGCCGACCTGGTCACCCCCGAGGCGTGA
- a CDS encoding glycoside hydrolase family 3 protein, translating to MSAPAGSLTALAAAVLQPGFVGTTPPPWICRWLGEGLGSVVLFARNVVHPEQVAALTATLRAERPDVVVAIDEEAGDVTRIESARGSSRPGNFALGAVDDPALTEEVARDLGADLAVLGITLNYAPDADVNSNPGNPVIGVRAFGAEPALVARHTAAWVRGLQAGGVAACAKHFPGHGDTQVDSHHDLPRIAADRPRLDAVELAPFRAAVAAGVQAVMTGHLLVPALDPELPATLSGRILGGLLRDELGFSGVVVTDAVEMRAVTDRYGFAGAAVRALAAGADAICVGGERADEGSARLLRDAIVAAVVAGDLPEERLAEAAKRVGQLAAWTVAARADRPHRPRPTAAGSAVGLAAARRALRVTTAPAGVGALPLAGPAHVVEFEPPRNIAIGPETPWGLAAPLADQLAGTTTVRYAEADVPADPTAGAAGRCLVLVVRDLHRHDWMRASVGRALAARPDAVVVELGVPELVTGAVHVATHGATRAAAHAAVGLLTGR from the coding sequence GTGAGCGCCCCCGCCGGGAGCCTGACGGCCCTGGCCGCCGCCGTCCTGCAACCGGGATTCGTCGGCACCACGCCGCCACCCTGGATCTGCCGCTGGCTCGGCGAGGGCCTCGGCTCCGTGGTGCTCTTCGCCCGCAACGTGGTCCACCCGGAGCAGGTGGCCGCCCTCACCGCCACCCTGCGCGCCGAGCGCCCCGACGTCGTCGTCGCCATCGACGAGGAGGCCGGCGACGTGACCCGCATCGAGTCCGCCCGGGGCAGCTCCCGGCCCGGCAACTTCGCCCTCGGCGCCGTGGACGACCCGGCGCTCACCGAGGAGGTCGCCCGCGACCTGGGGGCCGACCTCGCCGTGCTGGGGATCACCCTCAACTACGCCCCCGACGCCGACGTCAACTCCAACCCGGGCAACCCGGTGATCGGCGTACGCGCCTTCGGCGCCGAGCCGGCGCTGGTCGCCCGGCACACCGCCGCCTGGGTGCGCGGCCTCCAAGCGGGCGGGGTCGCCGCCTGCGCCAAGCACTTCCCCGGGCACGGCGACACCCAGGTCGACTCGCACCACGACCTGCCCCGGATCGCCGCCGACCGTCCCCGCCTCGACGCAGTGGAGCTGGCCCCGTTCCGGGCCGCGGTGGCCGCCGGGGTGCAGGCGGTGATGACCGGCCACCTGCTGGTGCCGGCGCTGGACCCGGAACTGCCGGCCACCCTCAGCGGCCGGATCCTGGGCGGGCTGCTCCGCGACGAGCTGGGCTTCTCCGGCGTCGTGGTCACCGACGCGGTGGAGATGCGGGCGGTCACCGACCGGTACGGCTTCGCGGGCGCGGCGGTGCGTGCCCTCGCCGCCGGCGCCGACGCGATCTGCGTCGGCGGGGAGCGCGCCGACGAGGGATCGGCCCGGCTGCTGCGCGACGCCATCGTCGCCGCGGTCGTCGCCGGCGACCTGCCCGAGGAACGCCTCGCCGAGGCGGCCAAGCGGGTGGGGCAGCTCGCCGCCTGGACCGTGGCCGCCCGCGCCGACCGGCCGCACCGGCCCCGCCCGACCGCCGCCGGCTCGGCCGTCGGGCTGGCCGCCGCCCGCCGGGCGCTGCGGGTCACCACCGCGCCCGCCGGCGTCGGCGCGCTGCCGCTGGCCGGTCCCGCCCACGTGGTCGAGTTCGAGCCGCCGCGCAACATCGCGATCGGTCCGGAGACCCCGTGGGGGCTCGCCGCCCCCCTGGCCGACCAGCTCGCCGGCACCACCACCGTCCGCTACGCCGAGGCCGACGTGCCCGCCGACCCGACCGCCGGGGCGGCCGGCCGGTGCCTGGTGCTGGTGGTGCGCGACCTGCACCGGCACGACTGGATGCGGGCGTCGGTGGGCCGTGCGCTGGCTGCCCGCCCGGACGCGGTGGTGGTCGAGCTGGGCGTGCCCGAGCTGGTCACCGGCGCGGTCCACGTCGCCACCCACGGCGCCACCCGGGCCGCCGCCCACGCCGCCGTCGGGCTGCTGACGGGCCGCTGA
- a CDS encoding TIGR03557 family F420-dependent LLM class oxidoreductase: MRIGYFLSTEEYTPTELLEQARGAERAGFEALWISDHYHPWTDAQGQSPFVWSVIGALSQVCQLPVTTAVTCPTVRIHPAVVAQAAATSAVMHSGRFVLGVGSGEALNEHILGDAWPQTDVRLEMLEEAVEVMRELWRGGFVNHHGKHYTVEHARIYTLPDTPPPVYVSGFGPKAVDLAARIGDGFVNTSPDAELVRRFREGGGGDKPCQAGFKAAYAQTAEEGMRIAYERWPNAGVPGELSQVLPSPRHFEQAAELVRPEMMKDAFVCGRDVDGHLAKLEEYAKAGFDEVYVANTGPNWQGLLDLYQREVFPRVR; this comes from the coding sequence ATGAGGATCGGCTACTTTCTGTCCACCGAGGAGTACACGCCGACCGAGCTGCTGGAGCAGGCGCGCGGCGCGGAGCGGGCCGGCTTCGAGGCGCTCTGGATCTCCGACCACTACCACCCGTGGACCGACGCGCAGGGGCAGAGCCCGTTCGTCTGGTCGGTGATCGGGGCGCTCAGCCAGGTCTGCCAGCTCCCGGTCACCACCGCCGTGACCTGCCCGACCGTGCGCATCCACCCGGCCGTCGTGGCGCAGGCGGCGGCCACCAGCGCGGTCATGCACTCCGGTCGGTTCGTGCTCGGGGTGGGCAGCGGCGAGGCGCTCAACGAGCACATCCTCGGCGACGCCTGGCCGCAGACCGACGTCCGGCTGGAGATGCTGGAGGAGGCCGTCGAGGTGATGCGCGAGCTGTGGCGGGGCGGCTTCGTCAACCACCACGGCAAGCACTACACCGTCGAGCACGCCCGGATCTACACACTGCCGGACACTCCCCCGCCGGTCTACGTCTCGGGCTTCGGCCCCAAGGCGGTCGACCTGGCGGCCCGCATCGGCGACGGCTTCGTCAACACCTCGCCCGACGCGGAGCTGGTCCGGCGGTTCCGGGAGGGCGGCGGCGGCGACAAGCCGTGCCAGGCCGGCTTCAAGGCGGCGTACGCGCAGACCGCGGAGGAGGGGATGCGGATCGCGTACGAACGCTGGCCGAACGCCGGGGTGCCCGGCGAGCTGTCCCAGGTGCTGCCGTCGCCGCGGCACTTCGAGCAGGCCGCCGAGCTGGTCCGCCCGGAGATGATGAAGGACGCGTTCGTCTGCGGGCGGGACGTCGACGGGCACCTGGCGAAGCTCGAGGAGTACGCCAAGGCCGGCTTCGACGAGGTCTACGTGGCCAACACCGGCCCGAACTGGCAGGGCCTGCTCGACCTCTACCAGCGCGAGGTGTTCCCCCGCGTACGCTGA
- a CDS encoding RecQ family ATP-dependent DNA helicase, which produces MKLSTHSTTLRRAAKSLFGWTALRPHQLAAMRAVMKRRDALVVLPTGAGKSAIYQIPASLIPGPTVVISPLLALQQDQIAALNERQRPELRAVRISSDESAAQQAEAIAEIRDGRAEFLFITPEQLANPDRMAEVKSLKPALVAIDEAHCISAWGHDFRPDYLALGHLIDGIGRPPVVALTATASPPVRDDIIARLRLTEPEVVVSGLDRPNLFLEVAHCPTEDYRWRRLIALLRDDTRPGIIYVPTRRSAEELSARLTDAGFPAQYYHGGMAAGARAELHEAFLADQVPIMVATSAFGMGIDKPNIAWVVHMALPDSPDSYFQEIGRAGRDGAPARVLLLWQAEDVGLQRFFSGGLPDADELRDLSALLRKKARNKKELREVTGLGPRKLGQYLALLEQVGAAEPRAKQRIGAPRYSPAPVDAAAAALAEAERQQTVTRSRTDMMRAFAETTACRGQTLLAYFGEQMTQVCGHCDNCHAGTSTPDDGAVGPFPVHSQVRHPEWGHGLVLSYEEDRMTVLFDEVGYKTLSVSVVSEQGLLTLD; this is translated from the coding sequence ATGAAACTGTCCACGCACTCCACGACACTGCGCCGCGCGGCCAAGAGCCTCTTCGGCTGGACGGCGCTGCGGCCCCACCAGTTGGCCGCCATGCGGGCGGTCATGAAGCGCCGCGACGCCCTGGTGGTGCTGCCCACCGGCGCCGGCAAGTCGGCGATCTACCAGATCCCGGCCAGCCTGATCCCCGGCCCGACCGTGGTGATCTCGCCGCTGCTCGCCCTGCAACAGGACCAGATCGCGGCGCTCAACGAGCGGCAACGACCCGAGCTGCGCGCGGTGCGGATCAGCTCGGACGAGTCGGCCGCCCAGCAGGCGGAGGCGATCGCCGAGATCCGCGACGGGCGCGCGGAGTTCCTCTTCATCACCCCGGAGCAGCTCGCCAACCCCGACCGGATGGCCGAGGTGAAGTCGCTGAAGCCGGCGCTGGTGGCGATCGACGAGGCGCACTGCATCTCCGCCTGGGGGCACGACTTCCGCCCCGACTACCTGGCGCTGGGCCACCTCATCGACGGCATCGGCCGGCCGCCGGTGGTGGCGCTGACCGCCACCGCCTCCCCGCCCGTACGCGACGACATCATCGCCCGGCTGCGGCTGACCGAGCCCGAGGTGGTGGTCTCCGGGCTGGACCGGCCGAACCTGTTCCTCGAGGTGGCGCACTGCCCGACGGAGGACTACCGGTGGCGGCGGCTGATCGCCCTGCTGCGCGACGACACCCGACCCGGCATCATCTACGTGCCCACCCGGCGCTCCGCCGAGGAGCTGTCGGCCCGGCTCACCGACGCCGGCTTCCCGGCCCAGTACTACCACGGCGGGATGGCAGCCGGGGCGCGCGCCGAACTGCACGAGGCGTTCCTCGCCGACCAGGTGCCGATCATGGTGGCCACCTCGGCCTTCGGCATGGGCATCGACAAGCCGAACATCGCCTGGGTGGTCCACATGGCGCTGCCGGACTCGCCGGACAGCTACTTCCAGGAGATCGGGCGGGCCGGCCGCGACGGCGCCCCGGCCCGGGTGCTGCTGCTGTGGCAGGCCGAGGACGTCGGGCTGCAACGCTTCTTCAGCGGCGGCCTGCCGGACGCCGACGAGCTGCGCGACCTGTCCGCGCTGCTGCGCAAGAAGGCCCGGAACAAGAAGGAGCTGCGCGAGGTCACCGGGCTCGGCCCGCGCAAGCTCGGCCAGTACCTCGCCCTGCTGGAGCAGGTCGGCGCGGCCGAGCCGAGGGCGAAGCAGCGCATCGGCGCCCCCCGCTACTCCCCCGCGCCCGTGGACGCCGCCGCGGCGGCCCTGGCGGAGGCCGAGCGGCAGCAGACCGTGACCCGGTCGCGCACCGACATGATGCGGGCCTTCGCCGAGACCACCGCCTGCCGGGGGCAGACGCTGCTGGCCTACTTCGGCGAGCAGATGACCCAGGTCTGCGGGCACTGCGACAACTGCCACGCCGGCACCAGCACCCCCGACGACGGCGCGGTCGGGCCCTTCCCCGTGCACAGCCAGGTCCGGCACCCGGAGTGGGGGCACGGCCTGGTGCTGAGCTACGAGGAGGACCGGATGACGGTTCTCTTCGACGAGGTGGGGTACAAGACGCTGTCCGTCAGCGTGGTGTCCGAACAGGGCCTGCTGACCCTCGACTAG
- a CDS encoding ABC transporter permease gives MSELTLRPTRAGEALVMVARCVRLSRRNVDALLTSLLLPVLLMLLFVYLFGGAIDTGTRYVTYVVPGVLLLCASFGAATTAVSVTTDLTNGVIERFRTMDVSATAILGGHVAASIARNTVSTVLVLAIAVGIGFRPVVTPLRWLAAFGVLLLFLLAVSWLSAAIGLLARTPEAASGFTFLAMFLPYPSSAFVPVETMPSWIHGFADHQPVTPVIETLRALLLGTPTGTAPALAVAWCLGILAVSVLLAAVLFRRRVA, from the coding sequence GTGTCTGAGCTGACCCTGCGGCCGACCCGTGCCGGCGAGGCCCTCGTCATGGTGGCGCGCTGCGTACGGCTGTCCCGCCGCAACGTCGACGCGCTGCTCACGTCACTGCTGCTGCCGGTGCTGCTGATGCTGCTCTTCGTCTACCTGTTCGGCGGCGCGATCGACACCGGCACCCGGTACGTCACCTACGTCGTGCCCGGCGTCCTGCTGCTCTGCGCCAGTTTCGGCGCGGCGACCACCGCCGTCAGCGTGACCACCGACCTGACCAACGGGGTCATCGAGCGGTTCCGCACGATGGACGTCAGCGCCACCGCGATCCTCGGCGGGCACGTCGCCGCCAGCATCGCCCGCAACACCGTCTCCACGGTGCTGGTGCTGGCCATCGCCGTCGGCATCGGCTTCCGCCCGGTCGTCACGCCGCTGCGCTGGCTGGCCGCGTTCGGGGTGCTGCTGCTCTTCCTGCTCGCCGTGTCCTGGCTGTCGGCGGCCATCGGCCTGCTGGCCCGCACCCCGGAGGCCGCCAGCGGCTTCACCTTCCTGGCGATGTTCCTGCCCTATCCGAGCAGCGCGTTCGTGCCGGTGGAGACGATGCCGAGCTGGATCCACGGCTTCGCCGACCACCAGCCCGTCACGCCCGTCATCGAGACGCTGCGGGCCCTGCTGCTGGGCACCCCGACGGGCACCGCCCCGGCCCTGGCGGTGGCCTGGTGCCTGGGCATCCTGGCGGTCTCGGTGCTGCTGGCCGCCGTGCTGTTCCGCCGCCGCGTGGCCTGA
- a CDS encoding ATP-binding cassette domain-containing protein, which yields MGTAASAVEIVDLRKSYGGVAVLDGLTMRVARGSVHALLGPNGAGKTTTVRILATLTTPDGGVARVDGHDVVRDRSRVRRTISLAGQHAALDDQQTGAENLHMMARLAGLAPAAARRRATDLLERFDLVAAGGRRVVTYSGGMRRRLDLAASLVGEPSVIFLDEPTTGLDPRSRQGLWEVVAELAGAGVTVLLTTQYLEEADRLADRIAVLHGGRLAAEGSADDLKRRFGAHRLELTLRDARSFAEAAHRLGGRVTHRDPARLELAVATDGGAPEIRHLLDEVDPDRRGLARFTVREATLDDVFLTLTGDPVTVGREAAGV from the coding sequence ATGGGGACAGCAGCCTCGGCGGTGGAGATCGTCGACCTACGCAAGTCCTACGGCGGGGTGGCGGTGCTCGACGGCCTGACCATGCGGGTCGCCCGGGGCAGCGTGCACGCCCTGCTCGGCCCCAACGGGGCCGGCAAGACCACGACCGTCCGGATCCTGGCCACGCTCACCACGCCCGACGGGGGCGTGGCCCGCGTGGACGGGCACGACGTGGTCCGCGACCGGAGCCGGGTCCGGCGGACGATCAGCCTCGCCGGCCAGCATGCGGCGCTCGACGACCAGCAGACGGGCGCGGAGAACCTGCACATGATGGCCCGGCTGGCCGGGCTGGCTCCGGCCGCCGCCCGGCGGCGCGCCACGGACCTGCTGGAGCGCTTCGACCTGGTCGCCGCCGGCGGGCGGCGGGTGGTGACCTACTCCGGCGGGATGCGCCGCCGCCTCGACCTCGCGGCCAGCCTGGTCGGCGAGCCGTCCGTGATCTTCCTCGACGAGCCGACCACCGGCCTCGACCCGCGCAGCCGGCAGGGGCTGTGGGAGGTGGTCGCCGAGCTGGCCGGTGCCGGGGTGACGGTGCTGCTCACCACGCAGTACCTGGAGGAGGCCGACCGGCTCGCCGACCGGATCGCGGTGCTGCACGGGGGCCGGCTGGCCGCCGAGGGGAGCGCGGACGACCTCAAGCGCCGCTTCGGCGCCCACCGGCTGGAGCTGACTCTGCGGGACGCGCGCAGCTTCGCCGAGGCGGCGCACCGGCTCGGCGGGCGGGTCACGCACCGCGACCCGGCCCGGCTGGAGTTGGCGGTCGCCACCGACGGCGGCGCGCCGGAGATCCGCCACCTGCTCGACGAGGTCGACCCCGACCGGCGAGGGCTCGCCCGGTTCACCGTCCGCGAGGCGACCCTGGACGACGTCTTCCTCACCCTCACCGGCGACCCGGTGACCGTCGGGCGGGAGGCGGCCGGTGTCTGA
- a CDS encoding TetR/AcrR family transcriptional regulator, with the protein MSDADVELPESIELAWGLRERPGKGPRRSLTMGQVVAAGIRVAEADGLAAVSMSRVAGELGVATMSLYRYVSAKSDLLDLMADAAYGDPPAPRGPDEGWRPALARWALANVTAIHRHPWIRQIPISGPPLGPNQVRWMEQGLAALRGTGLRGIERLSTIMLVSGYARNWATLTADLDEAAAREQIDPDDAGARYWHQLARLTRHGAYPAIRELLAESAEGQQDEVFDTEWQFGLDRILDGVEALIRDRTATH; encoded by the coding sequence ATGAGCGACGCCGACGTCGAGCTGCCGGAGAGCATCGAGCTCGCCTGGGGCCTGCGGGAACGGCCCGGCAAGGGACCCCGGCGCAGCCTCACCATGGGGCAGGTGGTGGCCGCCGGCATCCGGGTGGCCGAGGCCGACGGGCTGGCGGCGGTGTCGATGAGCCGGGTCGCCGGCGAGCTGGGCGTGGCGACCATGTCGCTCTACCGCTACGTCTCCGCCAAGAGCGACCTGCTGGACCTCATGGCCGACGCCGCGTACGGGGACCCGCCCGCGCCACGCGGCCCGGACGAGGGCTGGCGGCCGGCGCTCGCCCGCTGGGCGCTGGCCAACGTGACGGCGATCCACCGCCACCCGTGGATCCGGCAGATCCCGATCAGCGGCCCGCCGTTGGGGCCCAACCAGGTGCGCTGGATGGAGCAGGGGCTGGCCGCCCTGCGCGGCACCGGCCTGCGCGGCATCGAGCGGCTGTCGACGATCATGCTGGTCAGCGGGTACGCCCGGAACTGGGCCACGCTCACCGCCGACCTCGACGAGGCCGCGGCACGCGAGCAGATCGACCCCGACGACGCCGGGGCGCGGTACTGGCACCAGCTCGCCCGGCTGACCCGCCACGGCGCCTATCCGGCGATCCGGGAGCTGCTGGCGGAGAGCGCCGAGGGACAGCAGGACGAGGTGTTCGACACGGAGTGGCAGTTCGGCCTCGACCGGATCCTCGACGGCGTCGAGGCGCTGATCCGCGACCGGACGGCCACGCACTGA